In Juglans regia cultivar Chandler chromosome 13, Walnut 2.0, whole genome shotgun sequence, the following proteins share a genomic window:
- the LOC109007035 gene encoding 3-ketoacyl-CoA synthase 7, producing MIKNLTMDIGLLRFFSLSKLSIIRESPISLTHFLAATALFIALVICFTIRKSWSHSVYLVDFCCYLPPDCLRAPHAHFIEQLERSDFFDTDGIDFQVKVLERSGIGVEASAPLALHELPPDPSYNKARHETEEVLFTIVKDLLSNNNVNPQSIDILVSNCSLFCPTPSITSMIVNKFGFRSDIKAVSLSGMGCSAGMLSISLVKDLMKVHKNSVALVLSMEAATPNGYRGNVKSMLIANVLFRMGGAAILLSNREQDKPKAKYRLQNLVRTHLGSNDQAYQSVFQQPDKAGHVGVSLSRALLHVAANALRINISELGPRVLPYSEQLQYGWSVIRQKIWPAAGRKGIYVPNFKRAFEHFCIHAGGKAVIDAIQDNLGLSREDGEASRMTLYRFGNTSSSSVWYELCYLEAKGRVKKGDRVWQIAFGSGFKCNSAVWKCISDLDPEVIRNAWSDRIHLYPVEIPEAFDH from the coding sequence ATGATCAAGAATCTGACAATGGATATCGGATTGCTTCGATTTTTTTCATTGTCAAAGCTTTCTATAATTAGAGAATCTCCAATCTCCCTCACCCATTTCTTGGCAGCAACTGCTTTATTCATTGCACTTGTAATCTGTTTCACTATCAGAAAATCATGGTCCCATTCTGTCTATCTGGTTGACTTTTGTTGTTATTTGCCTCCCGATTGTTTGCGAGCTCCACATGCCCATTTCATTGAACAGCTTGAAAGAAGCGATTTTTTTGACACAGACGGTATCGATTTCCAGGTGAAAGTACTTGAAAGATCAGGCATTGGAGTTGAGGCCAGCGCGCCTCTTGCATTGCATGAGCTCCCACCTGATCCTTCTTATAACAAAGCTCGTCATGAAACTGAGGAGGTTCTGTTCACAATCGTCAAGGACCTTCTTTCTAATAACAACGTAAATCCCCAAAGTATCGACATTCTCGTTTCCAACTGCAGTCTCTTCTGCCCAACACCGTCCATCACGTCTATGATCGTAAACAAGTTCGGATTCAGGAGCGATATAAAGGCTGTCAGCCTCAGTGGAATGGGCTGCAGTGCTGGAATGCTATCGATAAGTCTGGTTAAAGATCTTATGAAAGTTCACAAAAACTCGGTAGCTTTGGTTCTCAGCATGGAAGCGGCAACTCCCAATGGTTACAGAGGTAACGTCAAGTCCATGCTTATTGCCAACGTTTTGTTTCGAATGGGAGGAGCGGCTATTTTGCTTTCCAACAGGGAGCAAGACAAGCCAAAGGCCAAGTACAGACTCCAGAACCTTGTCCGAACCCACTTAGGGTCCAACGACCAAGCATACCAGTCTGTGTTCCAACAACCTGACAAAGCTGGTCATGTCGGGGTGTCTTTATCACGGGCGCTTCTACATGTTGCAGCCAATGCTCTGAGGATAAACATATCCGAGTTAGGCCCTCGTGTCCTGCCGTACTCCGAGCAGCTGCAGTATGGGTGGTCTGTGATCAGGCAGAAAATATGGCCTGCAGCAGGCCGGAAGGGAATTTATGTTCCAAATTTCAAAAGGGCTTTTGAGCATTTCTGTATACATGCAGGTGGAAAAGCTGTCATTGATGCCATACAGGATAATCTCGGGTTGAGCAGGGAAGATGGAGAAGCATCAAGAATGACATTATATAGGTTCGGCAACACTTCGTCTTCTTCGGTCTGGTATGAGCTCTGCTATCTGGAGGCAAAAGGAAGGGTGAAGAAGGGAGACCGGGTTTGGCAAATTGCATTCGGAAGTGGCTTCAAGTGTAATAGTGCAGTTTGGAAATGCATATCAGATCTTGATCCCGAAGTTATAAGAAATGCATGGTCGGACAGAATCCATTTGTATCCTGTTGAGATCCCAGAAGCGTTtgaccattaa